The DNA region AACGGCAGCAGGTCCTCCAGCATGGCGACCGAACCCGCCCCGTCGGGACTCTCCTTGGCGACCCGCCGGTACATCGGGAGCATCCCCACCAGGGTCAGTGCCACGATCAGCAGCGTGGCCAGCGGCGAGACCGCCCCGGCGGCGAGCGCGGCGATCGCCGGGACGTAAGCCAGGCTTGAGAAGTAGTCGACGCCCGTCAGGCACATCACCTTCCACCAGGGCTGTGTCTCGGCGTGGTCGTCGCCGGCCGCCGGCCCCACCGGGTGCACCTGATGCCGCAGCAGCCAGCGCGCCACCCCGCCCGTCGGCTGATCCCTCCGCGCGGGGCTGTCCACCGTCTCGGGCATCGTCAACCCACCGGCCTGAGGTATCACCGGCTGGCCGGCCTTCTTCATCGCGCCCATAACCCTTCGCACTCACCCATCGCAACGGTCAGGGCGTCACCGCGCCCAGCGCGCTGCACCGATCACCGCAGTTGCGGTTGCCCGGCATCACGGCAGAACACGCGGGAAGATGGCGAGCTTTTGCCCAATCAGTACCCGAAGCGTGAGGCACGGTGACCTCACCCGGCGTGTCCATGGCCACCGCCAGCACCGCGGCCTATGGCCTACCGGGCGTACGGAGCCGGGAGCAACCGGCCGTGGCGCAACCGGAGCAGGTAATCGCCCCGCCTGCGGAGAAGCCACTGAGGCGGCCGGATCACTGACATGGTGACGGGCGGTGAGGGGTGTCCGGTGCGAAGAACCCGTTGGCCCGCGACGTCTGACACACATCGCGCCCGTCGGCATCGGTAAGGCCCACGTCCAGCACCACCGCATCGACCGTGTCACCGGCCAGCCGCAGCGCTCCGGCGCCGTCCTGCGCGGTCAGCGTCGTGAAGCCCTCTTCCCCTACCCCTCTGAGCAGGACGCCGCCGCAGGGCAAGATCGTCCTCGACCACCAGAACCCACTGCTCCCCCGCAGTCAGGAGGCACCCGACGGCTGCGGATGTTGGTGCGACGTACGGCAGCGCATCGCGGGCCCGTAGCGCGCCAGCAGTCCGGCGCACAGGCACAGCCAGAAAGTGCTGAACAGCCAGCCGCCGAAGACGTCGGTGAACCAGTGCACGCCCAGATGGACCCGGCTGATCCCGACCAGGGCGCCCCAGCTCCCGATCAGCAGCACCAGCGCGGTACCGCACCGGAAGCCGCGTACCAGCACCGCCCCGATCCACTGCCCCACCGGGGGACGCGGCCGGGCGGCCAGATCCATGACCTCGTACCGCACCGCCTGACCGCCGACGAGGCACCCGAGAGCGATCGCCGCAGCGGCGACCCGCTGACGCACCGTGGCACGCCGTCGGGCGAACACGCCCGCCGCAGCCGCGAGTGCGTAGGGAATGACTCCGGTGCCCGTGTACGTCACGGCCCTGGCGACGGCTACGGCGGGAGCGGGCCGGTGACCCACCGACCACTCGTGGAGCTGCTGGTCGGCGAGGACCGGAGCACCCCGCCCATGCGCCCGCGAGCACGGCCAGCACCGCGAAGGCCACCGCACACCCTGCCGCGACCGACAGCGCCGGCCGGGCCGCACGCCAGCGGTTCACGAGGAGACCAGGAGCGGCCTCAGCGGTGTCCCGGTCAGCCGTCGCGCGAGCGCCTCGGAGCGCGAACGCAGGGCCGGCGAGAGGAGCAGGGCGACCAGCGCGCCGACGAACAGGCCCGCAGCGACGTCGTGCGGGTAGTGGGCGCCGACCCACACCCGGGAGGCCGCCATCGCGAGCGCGGCCACGACGGCGAGCGCGCCGAGGACCTGCATGGTTGCCAGATCAGTGACGTGGTGACAAGTCACCCGCTACACGTTGAAGCGGAACTCCACCACGTCGCCGTCCTGCATCACGTAGTCCTTGCCCTCCATGCGCGCCTTGCCCTTGGCGCGGGCCTCGGCGACGGAGCCCGTTTCGATCAGGTCCTCGTAGGAGATGATCTCGGCCTTGATGAAGCCCTTCTGGAAGTCGGTGTGGATCACACCGGCCGCCTCCGGGGCCGTGGCGCCCTTCTTGATCGTCCAGGCGCGGGTCTCCTTCGGGCCTGCCGTCAGGTAGGTCTGGAGGCCCAGGGTGTCGAAGCCGACGCGGCCGAGGGTGGCGAGGCCCGGCTCTTCCTGGCCCATCGACTGGAGGAGCTCGAGAGCCTCGTCGTCGTCGAGTTCGATGAGCTCCGACTCGATCTTGGCGTTGAGGAAGATGGCCTCGGCCGGGGCGACCAGCGCGCGCTGCTCGTTCTTGAAGTCCTCGTCGACCAGCTCGTCCTCGTCGACGTTGAACACGTAGAGGAAGGGCTTCGTCGTGAGCAGGTGCAGCTCGTGGAGGAGCCGGCCCTTCTCCGTACCGGCGGTGATGCCCTTGGAGAAGAGGGTGTCGCCCGCCTCGAGGATCTTCTGGGCCTCCTCGACCGCGGCGAGGACCGCGACCTTGTCCTTCTGGAGGCGGGACTCCTTCGTCAGGCGCGGGACGGCCTTCTCGACGGACTGGAGGTCGGCCAGGATCAGCTCGGTGTTGATCGTCTCGATGTCGTCCTTGGGCGAGACCTTGCCGTCGACGTGGACGACGTTCTCGTCCTTGAAGGCGCGGATGACCTGGCAGATCGCGTCGGACTCGCGGATGTTCGCGAGGAACTTGTTGCCCAGGCCCTCGCCCTCGCTGGCGCCGCGCACGATGCCCGCGATGTCGACGAAGTCGACGGTGGCGGGGAGCAGCTTCTGGGAGCCGAAGATCTCGGCGAGCTTGTTCAGGCGCGGGTCGGGGACGCCCACGACGCCGACGTTCGGCTCGATGGTGGCGAACGGGTAGTTGGCCGCCAGCACGTCGTTCTTGGTCAGGGCGTTGAACAGGGTCGACTTGCCGACATTCGGCAGGCCGACGATTCCGATCGTGAGCGACACGTTGGCGACTTCCTGAAGTGAGGAGCGGGGGCTGTGCGGGCGGGCCGGGAGTGGACCGATTCTCCAGTTTACGGGCGGGGCGGAGCCGCCCGTCACGGGTGCGGAGGCGGAGACCGGTCCGGGGCGGAACGGCACCGTTTCGGCCGTGTGGCATCGAACGCAGGACCAAGGTCGGCCAAAGCGCGTGTCCAACGCCCGAAAGAGCCCGCTGCGCCACCTAGGTTGTCCAGGTGGACCAGCACAGGACACGTAGCCCGCAGCGCAGGCAGCCCCACCAGGCCCCGCTGTCCCCGCCGGGTGGCCCGGGCGAGGGCGAGGCCGCCCTTCCGGTGACGGTGACGGTTGCCCCTGTCGCTTCGGCCGCGCCCGGGGCGGATCCGGCCGTGGGGCCGGGGCGGACGTCGGCGCGAAGGCCCCGGGGCGGCGCGGTCGCGCCCGTGGTCCTCGCCTTGCGCCGCTTCCCCAATCCCCGGCTGACCGGTATCGGCGCGGGGCTCTTCGCGGCCCTGACCATGTTCCTGCTGGCCTGCCTGGACCGGTTGCTCCTGGGC from Streptomyces sp. B1I3 includes:
- the ychF gene encoding redox-regulated ATPase YchF — encoded protein: MSLTIGIVGLPNVGKSTLFNALTKNDVLAANYPFATIEPNVGVVGVPDPRLNKLAEIFGSQKLLPATVDFVDIAGIVRGASEGEGLGNKFLANIRESDAICQVIRAFKDENVVHVDGKVSPKDDIETINTELILADLQSVEKAVPRLTKESRLQKDKVAVLAAVEEAQKILEAGDTLFSKGITAGTEKGRLLHELHLLTTKPFLYVFNVDEDELVDEDFKNEQRALVAPAEAIFLNAKIESELIELDDDEALELLQSMGQEEPGLATLGRVGFDTLGLQTYLTAGPKETRAWTIKKGATAPEAAGVIHTDFQKGFIKAEIISYEDLIETGSVAEARAKGKARMEGKDYVMQDGDVVEFRFNV